aactCAGTAGATGTCAATGTTTTTTCAActgtaaggccacttcaactaaatcttatgtttcttgggcgaaattcagccaaataaaggtcggtaagtcggtaaaataaaaataaaaataggctattttgctagctgaagagtgatattgcaagtcaaacggtggctaagctacattacggttgctgtataacttgtgagtaggcagctacatgttgagatatttagtgttacttattttttgagagcttaaagataaattCGCAACTCCTTCATGGTgttatcactctttgcaaggtgatcacatgattaacataattattttatgctgaaaaatataggatcagtcgggcccgagaaacaaaagatttagtcgAAGTGGCCTAAAGCAAAAATGtggtggaacagtttaccatctGTACTATTTACTTGGTCTGATGACTTTTTACATACTCTTATGGACAACCAAAGTGGCAATAGTGTGGTGGTTACAGGTCTCATATAAATGATTTGATCCAAATTCAAGTGGTGGCTCAAAAGAAATTGGAGTATGATTAATATACTGGCGATGCGTCATGATGAGTGCTCTGTACTGCACTAGCAGGTTAAATGGCAACCAGCCAAAGACGATGATGACTGTCAGAAACATGATCAAACTTACATAGACCACAGGTAACCCTAACTGCCAGGTTGCACAGACGTTGTAAGCTAGATATTAAGTTAGCTTTAAGTGATGGACCCCTCACAGGAAGAGCACACAACTAAGAAAATACAAGAGCATCTGCCGTCATCTTAAGGAAATGTAATGGTAACTGACGATGATGATAGTTcattaaatacaagtaatagcTCATCTTCTAGCAACATGAGCATCCATGTGTCACCTGTAGCTCTCTAACCTTCTAGCTTGCATAATTAATCTTGTTTTACGGATACGGCAGGTATTAATCTTGTTTCACAGATGCGGCAGGTCGGTATTTGGTAAACTACATGATCTCTTAAAAAGAGTGCTAAAATAATGATATACATTGTAGACTCTAATCATCAATACAGGTGCAGTAGCAAAGAAAAGGAAATAAagctcccccccccccactttatTTAGGACTTGAGCACCTGCACctataaagattgagatactctaatagagcagtcatacatactttaataaaacagtcagttgcaACTACACTTTTATACCTGCCGGGTCACTACTTGAGGGCAAACGGTCCATGAAACATGGAGTGGCCAGGGTTTTTTGGCATGCTGCATGCTCATGTTGTCTGTAATTGCAACATACTGCATGAGCTCTAGTTGAGGAGTAGCTTACAAGCTGAGACATCGACTTTCATGACTATCTGAGAAATTCAATTATAAATAAGAAATCCTGAAATCAAATATGAATACAGTTATTTTCGTTTCCAGCAGCTCACACACTCAATTATGAGAACCTTCAGGTCTCGTTTGAGGGTGGTGATTAAAGTTCTGACTGTGATATCTTGCAACTTTACTGCTAGGCAAGACGACTATAGTTGTAGTAATTGACATTTGATGTTGATGGTTAGAAAACTACTTAAGATTAAATTGCATTTAAATATACTAATTAAATATTTCAAACTACTAAATACTGGAACTCTTACTCACAATTTTGGGGCTTGTGAGGTGTGAACTACCCCTTGGAGCTCTGCTGTCATCTTGTCATCATAAGGGCATaccaaattaattttcatgCTTTATTGCTAGAAATAAAATTAAGCACTGTACTAAATATGCATTTAGCTAGTTCTAGTACTAGGACCTTAGTACTAGGACCTTACTGAAAGTGTTAAAAATGCCCAAATGGTTTACATTCTTCTCATGCTTCTGTTGCACCATAACAGATGAATTATCAAAATTCATGGAATTACGATATCAGCAATGCTTGTAAATAGCATATGTGTTAGGTTATTGAATACTTTCACGGTATATTTTTTTTGCACTCAAATTATTAGATTTTGTTTAATAGGTAAcaagtgatttttaaaattagtaCAAGAAAGTCCTGAAAATTGTTCATGATTGTTCcataaaaatttaattttgcaTATATGTACACCCTGCATATAATATTACACTATTATTTGTTATTTTTTTGACTTACCGCATGCCTTTCATGAATTTCATAAAAATTACGTCTTGAAAGTACTGTATGCTAGACTAGACTAGTATGTATTGCTTAATTTTTACATGATTGTTTTCTTTAGCAAGGGATCGGAAAATATTAATTGGACATCCTGATTTTTAGAACTAACACAACATCAATTTACTTATTTAGTACACTATTTACATAGGATGTTTGTTTGCAGCATGGGTACTTTTGTGTTCTTCCCTGTAGAATAGAGCCTCAAGCTCATGATGTTCCAAAACCTGATGGTCACATTAGGATGGTGTGTATATCAGACACTCATAATCGTACAGATCATATGGAGGTACCCCCTGGTGATATCCTAGTACATGCTGGGGACTTTACCAATGTTGGCTTGGAGGGTGATGTCAGACGGTTTAAAGAGTTTCTAGCCAAACTACCCCACAAACATAAGGTAAAAGAGCTACATAATACTAGAAATCCgaagtttttttttatttgtgtTTGTTTTCAAGGTGGTCATTGCTGGTAATCATGATTTGACGTTTGATCTTGATAATTATGACACACTGTGCAAAACATTTGCCAGTCATGGTCATCATGATCTTCTTGATGCCAAGAAGTGTCGTAACATTTTACTGGATGCtggtgtgtgtacctacctggAGGATAGTGAAGTGACCATTGAAGGATACAGGATATATGGATCACCATGGTAAGTAAGTTGTAGCTATcagcatgtatgtatatgtgtttgtgtgtcagACTCTATTGATATCATCTCGTACTGATACATTAGTCTCTCTCCCTATATGCTGTAAGTTGTGTAGGGGCATTAAGTAAGGATCGCCCTGAAAATTTCatgcgccgcccaaaattccacctttacaaatcatcctagagacactttacatgacgaaaatcacctttacggataTAGTACTAgcccatataatatataatacagcataacaaaacacttacaggtgaccggatatagaattttttaaaatcgcCTGAATATTAGTTTCACTGCCTGACtgtctcactgaccacagtcgcaaggctagagaccaaatgaagcagcgtacggccaccattttatgccacaataacaaactcaccagtaggatgtgccttttggggttccgatgagtgtaggccctctgtgccttgtcttttctttatcttcaatcaggctgcttgtcttcttcttcattcaACGGAACCATATTGaagcgttaattttccgtatcgacactttctttcagcagtatatatagatgccacagaatcaTTTCAGAGCtgaatttcagaagcgcttcagtcctggcgctactataagagatatactagctagatatctgcaaatTTGCGATTGGGATCTAGTTCACAATATGTTCGCGGCCACTTCCATCAGTTTAAAGATCGAGGtagactaatagcaatagagtacagagaccacaccttatagagtacagagaccacaccttCTTAataatctagctgtttacttaacagtgaACAAGATGatctcaccccttattggtctagctagctgcacacccctcgAGATACACTCTagtacaacagtcactctaatacaacagtgacaagttacactgtagctagctgtgctacaacaaaaaactgaacaaactaatatttttttctaaaatgttaatttaaaaatctatgtaataaaagtagtgaaacaagagatgaatgatggtattacagcatagctcagtgggaaagtccctactttgacatgtATATCAGCTATAATACTTATTTttctcaatgccaaagtagggactttcccactgagctatgctgtcataccatcatccatctcttgtttcactgctttttattgcatagatccctactttatttttaaattaacaatattttaaatactatatatatatatatatatattatactgtatataggtGTTGCTGTATAGTGATCTATCAATTCCCAGTTTATAGATACTGCAACTGCAGATAATATTTTAGTAGCAGAATAATAAGTTATATGTGGTAATTTACAGGCAGCCAGAATTTTGTAATTGGGCATTTAATTTGAGAAGAGGAGAAAAGTGTTTGGAGAAGTGGGACCTTATTCCTGAAGGTGTGGACATCCTGATTACTCATGGTCCACCAGTGGGACATGGAGATTTGTGTAGTTCTCAGCTGAGGGCTGGTAAGGATGTATGTGTTACAGTTACATAAATCTTGTCCTCTTTTGAGTGTTAAAGTGCTAAGGTATTTCCTTATGgcgtttattaccttagttccaaaACTTGATGTAGcgactattcaaacttgaccactactTGATGGTTGAAAACAATGTTTATGCCCTTATTTTCAAATCGATTGTGGAACTATACTCTTGATCAAGTACAGCTTCTATCGAAGATGCAGGGTTTataaaatcctttgatctttggaagataatgaggtctttataAAATCACTGGAGAAATTCTCAAAAATGGTTagagacctctggagaggttctctaaaatgatTACAGACCAGCAGATAGGTATCTCCAGTTGAGGAAGTCAACACACAACTCACCTCACTAATGATCACTAATGTGCTGAGTAGCACTGCAGATCTCACAGTTGACCACTGATCTGCTATGCCTCCCTCAGGAGGCAGAGCAGATCAGTGAGCTTTCTTTTATAGATATACTATATACTACtatagtaccgtatagcctaaatatttcgaggttgagcaatgttgttaaaaataaattttttgtggatttgcaaacactctcaaaatgtattagactatatggaggtcaaaatatttcaagggtaaaattttcgctgataacacccaaaactgcaaaatcagcaaaaattttcccccttgaaatatttaggctatacagtataatgTATACTAGTATAGTGTATActataccataatttgctttattttcgtgcaaaaaaattttgtgataaaaattttcatgtattaGTTCCATCTTGTATAAATTtttttgtgcaagaaattttcgtaaaaattttgcatacgaacattattttacaacgaaagaAAGCTAATGACAGTACTAGTATATAGCTAAAAATCAATCTGTATTTAGATAAGTTTTTAGAAATTTCAGTGTTGTAGAAACTATTACAATGGCTTTATGCTTGTATTTCCATTGGTGATATATAACTTTTTTCTGCAGCCAATGTAACTACTTGTGCAATACTTTGCACATTACTTTGaatacttggttaaatgctacACCTTCAATAGTAACCGCACTTGAGTGGTGTCACGATCGATTTCAAAAATAAGGGTTTGGACATTGTTTTTAAGTATCAAGTGGTGGAATAGTGCATCGATTCTTGGAACTATATAAGCTAATgattaaccaagtaaattttaTGGGTTGCAGTAATAGAAATTGGTGAAGCATTTATTATATTCTGCAGGTTGTGTTGATCTACTACACACCATTCAGACTAGAGTAAAGCCAAAGTATCACGTATTTGGCCACATTCATGAAGGTTTGTACTTTATACATCACATTTTCCATCAGTATTTGACCAACATCTGAAGCATTAACCAAGTTGAGTATACATATCATGCTAAATGTCTAGAAATAAACTACGGCGTAACAAAGTTTGGTTTTCCAGGAAAGTTTTGGTCTAATAAAAATTTTGGTCTCCAGTCaacatttaaaattttttaattaaagctttacagcacaagtgctgaaggtctgtaggacacctggtcctacagcctatttaaagatgttatgtttgaaaaggtgcagaaaggagaaaaaatccattactggacctcaacctgcagccatctgatttacacttgaatgcttacaggagtctgccaggtaaTCAGAACGCTTTCTCCTTGTcgatttcatgtatatgtatccataggaactctagagagtgacatattatctcaaagtaccccgtGTGGAaccaaatttatttattaactaggctctacagcacaagtgctgaaggtctgtaagactcctgctcctacagcctgtttaaagttgttgtaTAATTCAGACTAAAATTCAGACTAAAATTCAGACTAAAATTCAGACTAATTTCAACAAAAATTTCAAGTAATTTTAGTCTGGAAAATAAATCCAGACCAAAATTTTCAGTGGAGTAATATTTTCACTGAAAATTTTGGTCCCCTAGGATTATACATAACTACAATTGTAGTCTCCACTTATAAACTCTAAGTTTCATCAAATTTGGGTTTAGAATGCTTTCTATACAGGACTCAAGAGTTCAAAGTGCTGAAAATAAAAGTGCTTTAAGTTCCTCATTGATTAATTATTGAAAATAAGATACAGCAGTACAAACAGAGTTAGGGGTAACTATttactttgtaactaagttacgtaactaTAGTTACTTTAACAGTAACTGGTAAtataatattactagttacttgctttgtaactagcaacttgtaactagttacaacttCCTaaaaagttacaatagtaactagttataacagttacattgtaactataggtaattatgctttaaaagcaagagcacttcaaatTTTTTTCTACAGCCACATTATGTAAAcactttctgtgtactgttcttcatgattcaaCTTGAGTATACAGACGtaacagttgaaactgagctgaaatggctACAGAATCATTGTTTTCAGAaagtatacataataatatagtatttttaaaaattgttaatttaaaaatgaagtagggatctatgcaacaaaaagtagtggaacaagagatgaatgatggtattacagcatagctcagtgggaagtccctactttggcattgagcaaaagtagctaatgtgccaaaagtagggactttcccaccaagctgtgctgtattcatctcttgtttcactacttttttgttgcatagatcccacttcatttttaaattaacattttttaaaatactagtttgtttagttttttgttgtagcacagctagctacagtgactgttctattagaatatcatacacgactgttgtattagagtatcgtaAGTCAGCCAAgtggtgtgcagctagctagctagaccaataaggggtgaggttatcttgtttactgttaagtaaatagctggattgttaagaggtgtggtctccatactctatcgttattagtccacctagatctttatttgatgggtgtagTCGCAAACCTATCATGAACGGGATCCCTAATCacaaagttgcagatatctagctagtatacctcttatagtagcgccagggctgaagcgcttctgaaatccagctctgaaataattctgtggcgtctaaatatgcAGCTGAAAGAAAacattgatacagaaaattaatgcctcgatatggtttcgttggatgaagaagacaagcagcctgattgaagacaaaagaagagacaaggtgcagagggattacactcattggaaccccaaaaggcacatcccactggtgagtttgttaatgTGGCATAaagcgctgctttgtttggcctctagccttgcgactgtgagttaggcagtcagtctaaaatttgagttttggcgatttaaaaaaattctatatctggccacttgtaagtgttttgttacatttatatattatatgctaGTCTGTAAAGttgattttcgtctcgtaagatgtccctaggatgattttcaaaggcagaattttggacAGTGCGCAAAATTtcaggggatccctacttaaatggtgctaccgtaccatttgatataGTTCTCTTCTTCCCTTGTTCTGGGCAAaataatcatgttacaaaagctaacaaacaagcataacgtatctatgaaagtaactagtaactagatatatagttaccttttaaaaagtaagatacatgggataaaagtaactagttacttttctgaagtaactaccccaactccgAGTACAAAGAAGCAAAAAACACATTGATGAAAGTAACTCCAACTAAACCAAACAAAAAACTACCCTATTACAAGATGCTTTAAAGAAGCTTCTAGTTTGCTGTCTACCATGCATCCAGCATATAAACATTGGTACTTATATCAAGATACTTTGTGCCCTACCAAGTTTTTTTGTATGCAAAGGGAAAATACTtcaacagtcaaatactctaatagagcagtcataataTTCAAACAATTAAAACAGTAGTGAGGCAATTTGTACAGAAAACTAAATCATTGTATGtctatttgtgactgaattttggaaaatcacccttatgggtacattcgacacattaaatatttagttctgaaacacagcattgtaagttaaattcctacccatttaagggtagaataaaccatagataccttgGATTACAACAAAAagtttaaaaatatttgaaaagtgttttctgctatcaacagcaccatgctagtttcaaaaattttaattgtttcaggtaagggtgattttccaactTTGGTCACATTTTTGATGGTTCGCTCTATTATGGAGTATGCTTTCACAGTCTGGGACCACACACATGTGTTAACATTAATCAATTAGAAGCTGTACAGAGATCTGCCGCAAGGCTTTTCTAGATTCTCCAGTGTTTCCACAATGTTAACTGATCTCGATCTACCCACCCTGCAGAGCAGaaggaaaaaaattaaaattacaaaTGCTGTATAAAACCATTCATCGTTTAGATGATATTCCAGATGATTGCTTAACTCCCATTCCCGCCTTTCTATGAAGTGGCTATTAATACTAGAGTGgacagttttaaattttccttcttcccttcagtgattaaactatggaacaatctaccccagaacattgttaacgctcccacatacactgagttttgtaatgatttgaacacttttataattacacctgtgcattataatcatacataattcctgcacagtacacagtataattataataatagttTACTTTAACAAAATGCATGTCTAATAAATTTGAGTCCCAAGTGGTAGCAAATTGTGTAGCTATACTACAGAAATGTATAGATACTTACCTTATTGCCTACATACTGGCCCTCATATATACCAGCGAGTC
The Dysidea avara chromosome 7, odDysAvar1.4, whole genome shotgun sequence genome window above contains:
- the LOC136261122 gene encoding metallophosphoesterase MPPED2-like — translated: MSGLGSSGTPSSSTQPSDNPYHDPSLTPRVQPHTHDPTLAWQMMRLNVEQFLKRIEPQAHDVPKPDGHIRMVCISDTHNRTDHMEVPPGDILVHAGDFTNVGLEGDVRRFKEFLAKLPHKHKVVIAGNHDLTFDLDNYDTLCKTFASHGHHDLLDAKKCRNILLDAGVCTYLEDSEVTIEGYRIYGSPWQPEFCNWAFNLRRGEKCLEKWDLIPEGVDILITHGPPVGHGDLCSSQLRAGCVDLLHTIQTRVKPKYHVFGHIHEGAERRKNPLLDLNLQPSDLHLNAYRSLPGSTAQVLKVCKTPAPTACLKLLYNSD